A stretch of Anaerobacillus alkaliphilus DNA encodes these proteins:
- a CDS encoding TrlF family AAA-like ATPase — protein sequence MLSKGSTWSRWDLHIHTPLSICNEFGGDSEENWEKYISHLENLPEDVDVIGINDYYFIEGFEKVIQYKKEKSRLLNIKKIFPIIEFRIDKFSTASESKLQKVNLHVLFKIDDNNWKKEVEKIKTEFIQQINVTPFHPTKPLSKQSFIEIAGNLRNGFDNYVPSADQIFNLIESDTWKDRVIVFLGYKEWNNLEKGGQLKPYKEYLLNKADALFTASPDDNVTKKESILSEFGGSVLIHSQDIHKYSELEVENYKCFTWIKADKTFEGLKQITYEPKERIKIQQNNPFFDEQKSVVLDSIKIVDSNSWFGNQEIPLNSGLITIIGEKGSGKTALLDLLAIANDEGIYEPDVKNYYSFYNRARQEIKDTKVHMRYLGSEDQTVYCLDGAIANTETNSHAKVRYLSLKELESYVDQRDKFQSFIKSIIHTKSPELNNFEEKIAKEINKINEVNKAIRKLEEKVKTLKSLEEAYQGKQYEIDLHMKNEPKIKTNFTEEQEKEYKELITTEQDINALIKKNNQSISQLTDFKAWIVEEVHSIDEQFKSKLHIKVNQLSNVEVSLLDKVGIVINIEGQEKVDGIVKKLQDDNQKHYEKLEELKVKIVPLEEINQNSQSEQKNTRAWIEKKSQLEEELEQLDQQKKILDRDKEQIIELQKKRRSDYLNLIKIKIEQKEKYKDLKTELESDQNIGFKVKIEFDSKKFLEKEDAIINHGSGNSKEGINERLQEIVINKVIQIDDVLKEEDLQPIIEFIDSVDNENFVNNVFGEKKNKENLLKKSFNIEDFYNWIFDDYYDVNYFIEFKGKALETLSPGQKGLVLMKVFLKLDSSSKPLLIDQPEDNLDNKSVFNDLVNDFREIKKKRQIIIATHNPNLVVNTDSEQVIVASFEDNNGNGDNPKIVYHAGSLEDNDIRSKVCDILEGGNIAFQKREVRYSLK from the coding sequence ATGCTATCAAAAGGATCAACCTGGAGTAGATGGGATTTACATATTCATACACCTTTATCAATATGTAATGAATTTGGAGGAGATAGTGAAGAAAATTGGGAGAAGTACATATCCCATTTAGAAAATTTACCTGAAGATGTTGATGTTATTGGGATTAATGACTATTACTTCATTGAAGGATTTGAAAAGGTAATTCAATACAAAAAAGAGAAAAGTAGATTACTGAACATAAAAAAAATATTTCCAATAATCGAGTTTCGTATCGATAAGTTTTCAACTGCTTCTGAGTCGAAATTACAAAAAGTCAATCTACACGTTCTTTTTAAGATAGATGACAATAATTGGAAGAAAGAAGTAGAAAAGATAAAAACAGAATTTATTCAACAAATAAATGTTACTCCTTTTCATCCAACTAAACCTTTAAGCAAACAGTCATTTATTGAGATAGCAGGAAATCTTAGAAATGGATTTGATAATTATGTACCTTCTGCAGATCAAATATTTAATTTGATTGAAAGTGATACTTGGAAGGATAGAGTAATAGTTTTTCTGGGTTATAAAGAATGGAATAATCTTGAAAAGGGCGGGCAATTAAAACCTTATAAAGAATATCTACTCAATAAGGCGGATGCTTTGTTTACTGCTTCACCTGATGACAATGTTACAAAGAAAGAAAGTATATTATCTGAGTTTGGAGGAAGTGTACTAATTCATTCTCAGGATATACATAAATATTCAGAATTAGAGGTTGAAAATTATAAGTGTTTTACTTGGATTAAAGCAGATAAAACTTTTGAAGGGTTAAAACAAATAACATATGAACCAAAAGAAAGGATAAAGATACAGCAAAATAATCCATTTTTCGATGAACAAAAATCGGTTGTTTTAGATAGCATAAAAATTGTGGACTCAAATAGTTGGTTTGGTAATCAAGAAATTCCTTTAAATTCAGGGTTAATAACCATCATCGGGGAAAAGGGATCAGGAAAAACTGCACTACTCGATTTATTGGCTATTGCTAACGATGAAGGTATTTATGAACCAGACGTGAAAAATTACTATTCTTTTTATAATAGAGCAAGGCAAGAAATTAAAGATACTAAAGTTCATATGCGTTATTTAGGGAGTGAAGACCAAACTGTATATTGTTTAGATGGGGCAATTGCAAACACTGAAACAAATAGTCATGCTAAAGTAAGGTATCTTTCATTGAAAGAATTAGAGAGCTATGTTGATCAAAGAGATAAATTTCAATCCTTTATTAAAAGTATTATTCATACAAAATCACCTGAATTGAATAATTTTGAGGAAAAGATTGCTAAAGAGATAAATAAAATAAATGAAGTAAATAAAGCAATCCGCAAATTAGAGGAAAAAGTAAAAACACTAAAATCCCTTGAAGAAGCGTATCAAGGTAAACAATATGAAATAGATCTTCATATGAAAAACGAACCTAAAATTAAGACAAACTTTACAGAGGAACAAGAAAAGGAATATAAAGAACTAATAACAACAGAGCAAGATATAAACGCACTAATTAAGAAAAATAACCAATCAATAAGCCAATTAACTGATTTCAAAGCATGGATTGTTGAGGAAGTTCATTCTATAGATGAACAATTCAAAAGTAAATTACATATAAAGGTAAACCAGTTAAGTAATGTAGAAGTCTCGTTATTGGATAAGGTCGGAATAGTAATAAATATTGAAGGACAAGAGAAAGTTGATGGAATCGTAAAAAAACTACAAGATGATAATCAAAAGCACTATGAAAAATTAGAAGAATTAAAGGTTAAAATAGTGCCTCTTGAAGAGATAAATCAGAACTCACAATCAGAACAGAAGAATACAAGAGCCTGGATTGAAAAAAAGAGCCAGTTAGAAGAAGAGTTAGAACAACTTGACCAACAAAAGAAAATATTAGATAGAGATAAAGAACAAATAATAGAACTACAAAAGAAAAGAAGAAGTGATTATTTAAACCTCATAAAAATAAAAATAGAACAAAAAGAAAAATATAAGGATTTGAAGACAGAATTAGAATCGGATCAAAATATTGGATTTAAAGTGAAGATAGAATTTGATTCAAAGAAGTTCTTAGAGAAGGAAGATGCAATAATCAACCATGGGTCAGGAAACTCAAAAGAAGGGATTAATGAAAGGTTACAAGAGATAGTTATTAACAAGGTAATCCAGATTGATGATGTTTTAAAAGAAGAAGATTTGCAACCAATAATTGAATTTATAGATAGTGTTGATAATGAGAATTTTGTAAATAATGTGTTTGGAGAAAAGAAAAACAAAGAAAACCTGTTGAAAAAAAGTTTTAATATTGAAGACTTTTATAATTGGATTTTTGATGATTATTACGATGTAAATTATTTTATTGAGTTTAAAGGGAAAGCATTAGAAACTTTATCACCTGGACAAAAAGGCTTAGTATTAATGAAGGTTTTCCTTAAATTAGATAGTAGTTCAAAACCATTATTGATCGACCAACCAGAAGATAACTTAGATAATAAATCAGTATTTAACGATTTGGTGAATGATTTTAGAGAGATAAAGAAAAAACGCCAAATAATTATTGCAACTCATAATCCTAACCTGGTTGTTAATACGGATAGTGAACAAGTAATTGTAGCATCGTTCGAGGATAACAATGGTAATGGAGATAACCCCAAAATCGTATATCATGCAGGCTCACTGGAGGATAATGATATTCGTAGCAAAGTATGTGACATTTTAGAGGGAGGGAATATTGCTTTCCAGAAGAGGGAAGTAAGATATTCTTTGAAATAA
- a CDS encoding glycoside hydrolase family 43 protein, with product MKTFQNPILPGFYPDPSICRVAEDYYLVTSSFAYFPGVPIFHSRDLVNWQQIGHVLDRPSQLPLDGQGVSRGIFAPTIRFHNGVYYMITTNVGEGGNFVVTATNPAGPWSDPYYLDAPGIDPSLFFDDDGKAYYHGTRPAPEGEKYSGNWEVWLQEFDLETMTLVGEAIGLWRGALRDVIWPEGPHIYKIDGYYYLMISEAGTGHHHAVSIARSEAITGPYVGNPGNPIMTHRHLGKDYPIVNVGHFDLVETQNGEWWAIGLASRIYGGYYRNLGRETFLLPVKWEDGWPIMSPGTGKLDMSYPIPQLPETKSSIRPACEHFDEDKLDFSWNFLRTPREEFFSLSERPGYLRLKLRPEAITDLAVPSFVGRRQQHINFAASTYMEFIPTNVGEAAGIVLLQNDQYNFQFIYTNNGDSNVIRLVKYEDGKEEVLKEVSVNASALYLKVEAYGQDYSFYYGVTSKDYQLFIGNVDGRILSTDVAGGFVGTELGLYASANGKSSTTTADFDWFEYLGLD from the coding sequence ATGAAAACATTTCAAAATCCGATTTTACCTGGGTTTTATCCAGATCCATCTATTTGTAGAGTAGCTGAAGACTATTACTTAGTGACTTCTTCTTTTGCTTATTTTCCAGGTGTACCTATTTTTCACAGCCGTGATTTGGTGAATTGGCAACAGATTGGCCACGTTTTAGATAGACCTTCACAACTTCCTTTAGATGGGCAAGGCGTATCAAGAGGTATTTTTGCACCTACCATTCGTTTTCACAATGGAGTTTATTATATGATAACGACGAATGTAGGTGAGGGAGGAAATTTTGTTGTTACCGCAACGAATCCTGCGGGGCCTTGGTCTGATCCGTATTATTTGGATGCACCGGGAATTGATCCATCTTTATTTTTTGATGATGATGGAAAAGCTTATTACCACGGGACACGTCCTGCACCAGAAGGGGAAAAATATAGCGGTAACTGGGAAGTTTGGCTGCAAGAGTTTGATCTGGAAACTATGACATTGGTGGGAGAAGCAATAGGATTGTGGCGAGGTGCATTAAGGGATGTGATCTGGCCTGAAGGTCCACATATCTACAAGATAGATGGCTATTATTATCTTATGATTTCTGAGGCCGGGACAGGTCATCACCATGCTGTTTCCATTGCCCGTAGTGAAGCGATCACTGGTCCTTACGTTGGGAATCCAGGTAACCCAATTATGACTCATCGACATTTAGGCAAAGATTATCCAATTGTAAATGTTGGTCATTTTGATTTAGTGGAAACACAAAATGGTGAATGGTGGGCAATTGGGCTAGCCTCGCGTATTTATGGTGGCTATTATCGTAATCTCGGTAGAGAGACGTTCCTGCTTCCGGTAAAATGGGAAGATGGTTGGCCAATCATGAGTCCAGGAACAGGGAAATTAGATATGTCGTACCCGATTCCTCAGTTACCTGAAACAAAGTCTTCTATTAGGCCAGCGTGTGAGCATTTTGATGAGGATAAACTAGATTTCAGTTGGAACTTTCTACGCACTCCTAGGGAAGAGTTTTTTAGCTTATCAGAACGTCCGGGGTATTTACGATTAAAACTTCGCCCAGAAGCCATCACAGATCTTGCTGTACCAAGTTTTGTAGGGAGAAGGCAACAGCATATTAATTTTGCGGCTTCTACATATATGGAATTTATCCCAACGAATGTTGGTGAGGCTGCTGGTATTGTTCTATTACAAAATGATCAATATAATTTTCAGTTTATATATACAAATAACGGAGATAGTAACGTCATTCGCCTGGTTAAATATGAAGATGGAAAAGAAGAGGTTCTAAAGGAGGTATCTGTAAATGCCTCTGCACTATATTTAAAAGTGGAAGCATATGGCCAAGATTATAGCTTCTACTATGGGGTAACTTCTAAAGACTACCAACTTTTTATCGGAAATGTAGACGGAAGAATATTAAGCACAGATGTTGCTGGTGGATTTGTTGGCACAGAGCTTGGCTTATACGCGAGTGCTAATGGTAAAAGTAGTACAACTACAGCAGACTTTGACTGGTTTGAATACTTAGGATTAGATTAA
- a CDS encoding YjcZ family sporulation protein: MHNSFTLIVVLFILLVIVGSAYIA; the protein is encoded by the coding sequence ATGCATAACAGCTTTACTTTAATCGTCGTGCTGTTCATTCTTTTAGTGATCGTTGGATCAGCATATATTGCCTAA
- a CDS encoding DUF6602 domain-containing protein: MIETYLDLLNQLKEKGISDIEPMLKKVKHPRVIGDMFEGLTKSILNEAIFKEFNLKVVRGFIENTDGNKSEEIDCMIVEGEGEKIAFTEDYFWKLEKVIAVVQVKKNLHGKDLKEGFENLQSVYKISEPKENWEFDLLKDSYENLFNEEIPYFNDVSKFPFHKQLVYHTLIKEVLLPPRIIFGYSGFKSEANLRKSIMDHLSQNIMVKNHSVASMPNLILCGEFSLIKMNGIPFNGKIDSDNYWHFYGSYNEAPLLLLLEILWTRLAYKYKISPKIFGEDSTLQLIRPLIKAKGVEKPSKGWLMQEIKFSRKQLSQMKNKVTKS, from the coding sequence ATGATTGAAACTTATTTAGACTTATTAAACCAATTAAAAGAAAAAGGCATAAGCGATATTGAGCCAATGCTGAAAAAAGTAAAGCACCCAAGAGTTATAGGAGATATGTTTGAGGGACTCACAAAAAGTATTCTCAATGAGGCAATTTTTAAAGAGTTTAACTTAAAAGTAGTGCGGGGCTTTATAGAAAATACAGATGGTAACAAAAGTGAAGAAATAGACTGTATGATAGTAGAAGGAGAAGGAGAAAAAATCGCCTTTACAGAAGACTACTTTTGGAAATTAGAGAAAGTTATAGCTGTAGTACAAGTAAAAAAAAATCTGCATGGTAAAGACTTGAAGGAAGGGTTTGAAAACTTACAATCTGTTTATAAGATATCCGAGCCTAAAGAAAATTGGGAATTCGACTTATTGAAGGATTCATATGAGAACCTATTTAACGAAGAAATCCCGTATTTTAATGATGTATCGAAGTTCCCTTTTCATAAGCAACTCGTTTACCATACTTTGATAAAAGAGGTACTTTTACCGCCAAGAATTATCTTTGGCTATAGTGGTTTTAAATCTGAAGCAAATCTTAGAAAATCAATAATGGATCATTTGAGCCAAAACATAATGGTGAAAAACCACAGTGTTGCGAGTATGCCCAATTTAATCTTATGTGGGGAATTTTCTTTAATAAAGATGAATGGTATCCCCTTTAATGGAAAAATTGATTCCGATAATTATTGGCATTTTTATGGCTCTTATAATGAAGCACCACTATTATTATTGTTAGAAATTTTATGGACAAGATTAGCGTATAAATATAAAATATCCCCTAAAATATTTGGCGAAGACTCAACACTGCAATTAATAAGACCTTTAATAAAAGCCAAAGGAGTTGAAAAACCAAGTAAGGGGTGGTTAATGCAGGAAATAAAATTTAGTAGGAAACAATTATCCCAAATGAAAAATAAAGTCACAAAAAGTTAG
- a CDS encoding PocR ligand-binding domain-containing protein, translating to MRKLLELTNVVEVETLQKIQDDFSEATGFAAITVDYRGKPFTRHSGCSKYCSIIRYRKDTKDLCGKCDSRAGLEAARTGEPYIYMCHSGFVDFAAPIIVNGQYLGSIMGGQVVSADQTSNLEYIIDETLDIEEDDELIEAYTQIPIVPMKKIKAAAHLMFTIANKIAQKGYVNVMQKELHEQSLQLVQSKITKANLEMALRTSERKTLQSQVNRQFLIQTLNTVGSLSYLEKAPKTEEATFTLLDLVKYFVSNIGKDVSIIEEFEYLHNYLFLQQIRLGERFSYELVVDESAKNLIIPSMIIQPIVENAIVHGVEMKSGKVNVLVSIKLINKTIEIRVKDNGVGMHEHQIEGILELSGREIVKEMNLKVLKQRLIDRYGIRAQITIDSEEKLGTDVTVRIPVFDGD from the coding sequence ATGAGAAAATTATTAGAGCTTACAAATGTCGTTGAAGTAGAGACCTTGCAAAAAATTCAAGATGACTTTTCAGAAGCTACAGGATTTGCTGCAATTACCGTTGATTATCGTGGAAAACCTTTTACGAGGCATAGTGGTTGTTCGAAATACTGTTCAATTATCAGGTATCGTAAGGATACAAAAGATTTATGCGGAAAATGTGATTCAAGAGCAGGTTTAGAAGCGGCCCGTACCGGAGAACCATATATCTATATGTGTCATTCTGGCTTCGTTGATTTTGCAGCACCTATCATCGTTAATGGCCAGTATTTAGGTTCCATTATGGGTGGCCAGGTAGTAAGTGCGGATCAAACATCTAATCTAGAATATATTATTGATGAAACGCTTGATATTGAAGAAGACGATGAGTTGATTGAAGCCTACACCCAAATTCCGATTGTACCAATGAAAAAGATTAAAGCTGCAGCACATCTTATGTTTACGATCGCAAATAAGATCGCTCAAAAAGGTTACGTCAATGTTATGCAAAAGGAATTACATGAGCAATCGCTTCAGCTAGTTCAGTCTAAAATAACGAAGGCCAATCTAGAAATGGCCTTAAGGACATCTGAACGAAAGACACTACAGTCACAAGTAAATCGACAATTTTTAATTCAAACACTAAATACTGTTGGTAGCTTATCCTACCTTGAAAAGGCTCCGAAGACAGAAGAGGCAACATTCACACTCTTAGACCTTGTAAAATATTTTGTTTCGAATATTGGTAAAGATGTATCAATAATAGAAGAATTTGAGTATTTACATAATTATTTATTTTTACAACAAATTCGGTTAGGTGAGCGCTTCTCTTATGAATTGGTAGTTGATGAAAGTGCTAAAAATTTGATTATCCCATCCATGATCATTCAGCCTATTGTTGAGAATGCAATCGTACATGGTGTTGAAATGAAGTCAGGCAAAGTAAACGTCCTAGTATCTATCAAATTAATCAATAAAACAATAGAAATTAGAGTGAAAGATAATGGAGTTGGGATGCATGAACATCAGATTGAAGGTATTTTAGAGCTGAGTGGTAGAGAGATAGTTAAGGAAATGAATTTGAAGGTATTGAAGCAGAGATTAATAGATAGATACGGTATTCGCGCGCAGATAACTATAGATAGTGAAGAAAAGCTTGGCACAGATGTGACTGTTAGGATACCTGTTTTTGATGGTGATTAA
- a CDS encoding B3/4 domain-containing protein — protein sequence MIITIHEELKTLAPNFKVGVISYSNINVHHSSSEIQLDVKAICDRQQLYQNVTDIVGIKEGRQLFKMIGTDPSKYRPSSEALLRRVLKGDPVPSIHSAADVNNLFSIKYAIPIGIYDFDKLSLPIEIRVGDENDLYEAINNRETNMKSKLLSADKIGPFGSPIVDSKRTMVTPETKNALQIIYFHPELPQESLNSITEEIKDYFLLHHGGTGTSTII from the coding sequence TTGATTATAACAATTCATGAAGAATTGAAAACTTTAGCGCCTAATTTTAAAGTCGGCGTAATTTCTTATTCTAATATAAATGTACATCATTCTTCAAGTGAAATACAGTTGGATGTAAAGGCAATATGTGACAGGCAACAATTGTACCAAAATGTTACTGACATTGTTGGCATCAAAGAGGGGCGTCAGTTATTTAAGATGATTGGCACTGATCCATCAAAATACCGTCCTTCCTCAGAAGCACTTCTGCGTAGAGTTTTAAAAGGAGACCCTGTACCTAGCATTCATTCTGCCGCTGATGTGAACAATTTATTTTCTATAAAATACGCTATCCCAATTGGGATCTATGATTTTGATAAACTTTCACTTCCAATTGAAATTCGTGTAGGAGATGAAAACGATTTATATGAAGCCATAAATAATCGAGAAACAAATATGAAGAGTAAACTTTTATCAGCTGATAAAATAGGACCTTTCGGTAGTCCAATTGTTGACTCGAAACGGACTATGGTAACACCAGAAACAAAGAACGCTCTGCAAATTATCTATTTTCATCCTGAACTTCCGCAGGAAAGCCTCAATTCAATTACAGAAGAAATCAAAGACTACTTTCTTCTGCACCATGGTGGAACGGGTACATCGACGATTATCTGA
- a CDS encoding MFS transporter, which translates to MKQTKALPVLFAVMFLVMVGFGIIIPVLPFYAEELGASPTQLGLLMATYSLMQFIFAPMWGRLSDRIGRKPVIMIGILGLSISFFMLAVSTQLWMLFAARIVGGILSSANMPTVMAYVADITSEEDRGKGMGIIGAATGLGFIFGPAIGGVFTNINIHTPFYISGVLSLLTLFFVFFVLKESLEPSQSKDAKKEKAPWTTAIRGPLSMLYFLQLFVSLSLSGLEATFAYYAAKRAGLDSVTLGYIFMIMGLASAVVQGLMGKLTKRFGEARIIQAGILISATGFGLILLIQDFTTAAIFLAIFGIGNGVIRPSVSSLLTKKSKAGYGMATGYLSSFDSLGRIFGPVLGGLLYSIAVGLPYISGILLSLFAFIIFRVYITRSRSELSSN; encoded by the coding sequence TTGAAACAAACAAAAGCATTACCCGTACTTTTTGCCGTAATGTTCCTTGTGATGGTTGGCTTCGGAATTATTATTCCAGTCCTTCCATTTTATGCAGAAGAACTTGGGGCTTCGCCTACCCAGCTTGGACTACTTATGGCTACCTATTCCCTAATGCAGTTTATCTTTGCTCCTATGTGGGGCAGACTTTCTGACCGAATTGGTCGAAAGCCAGTAATCATGATTGGTATTTTAGGTCTCTCTATCTCTTTCTTTATGCTGGCAGTTTCTACTCAGCTATGGATGTTGTTTGCTGCGAGAATTGTTGGTGGGATATTGTCATCTGCTAACATGCCAACCGTAATGGCTTATGTTGCAGATATTACATCAGAAGAAGATCGTGGAAAGGGAATGGGAATTATCGGAGCTGCTACTGGCCTTGGTTTTATCTTTGGACCTGCAATCGGTGGTGTTTTTACAAACATTAATATACATACTCCGTTTTATATTTCCGGTGTTTTGTCGCTACTCACTTTATTTTTTGTTTTCTTTGTCTTAAAGGAATCATTAGAGCCTTCACAGAGTAAGGACGCGAAAAAAGAGAAAGCACCATGGACAACAGCTATTCGTGGGCCATTGTCTATGCTATATTTTTTACAATTGTTTGTTTCTCTTTCGTTATCCGGCTTAGAGGCAACCTTTGCCTATTATGCAGCCAAAAGGGCAGGCCTAGATTCAGTCACTCTTGGATATATCTTTATGATCATGGGACTAGCTAGCGCAGTTGTACAAGGGTTAATGGGGAAATTGACTAAGAGATTTGGAGAAGCTCGGATCATTCAAGCTGGTATACTTATATCCGCTACTGGCTTCGGACTGATCCTACTAATTCAGGACTTCACTACCGCAGCTATTTTCCTAGCTATTTTTGGGATAGGTAATGGTGTTATCCGACCTAGTGTTTCCTCTTTATTAACAAAGAAATCTAAAGCAGGATACGGAATGGCTACTGGATATTTATCCTCATTTGACTCTTTAGGAAGAATATTTGGACCAGTACTTGGTGGCTTACTATATTCGATTGCAGTTGGTTTACCGTATATTTCGGGTATCTTATTATCATTGTTTGCCTTTATCATCTTTAGAGTCTATATAACAAGATCCAGAAGCGAATTGTCTTCCAATTAA
- a CDS encoding helix-turn-helix domain-containing protein, with amino-acid sequence MLKVVIADLEPIQRKCIKALLQERYRRQVVVLETDNGQEACEYVEKDNIDLVIMDHRLTGMNGLTSAVEMRRHNPLQKLMVFTMEEDPQLKKSFNKLGVKQYIKKPSRPRILIDLISKGLSETPQLPARKVTLKISEIVQFIEGNLNRDLTLTYVAEKMNLSSYYLSKMFKKELGVNFVKYVTDRKMEKAKELLKNFDVPIINIAFAIGYAEPSYFTKVFKRVENMTPSQYRNQFYR; translated from the coding sequence ATGTTAAAGGTAGTTATTGCTGACTTAGAACCAATTCAGAGAAAGTGTATTAAAGCGCTTCTTCAAGAAAGATATCGAAGGCAAGTCGTTGTTCTTGAAACTGATAATGGTCAAGAGGCATGTGAGTACGTAGAAAAAGACAACATTGATTTAGTAATTATGGATCATCGTTTAACTGGTATGAACGGTCTAACATCAGCTGTTGAGATGAGAAGACATAATCCCCTTCAGAAACTAATGGTATTTACAATGGAAGAAGATCCACAACTAAAAAAATCATTCAACAAGCTAGGGGTTAAGCAATATATAAAGAAACCATCAAGACCTCGAATATTAATTGACTTAATCAGTAAGGGACTTTCTGAGACGCCACAACTCCCCGCACGTAAAGTCACGTTGAAGATAAGCGAAATCGTTCAATTTATTGAGGGGAATTTGAACCGAGACTTAACGTTAACCTATGTAGCAGAAAAAATGAACCTTAGTTCTTACTATTTAAGTAAGATGTTTAAGAAAGAGCTAGGGGTTAACTTTGTTAAATATGTAACGGATCGGAAAATGGAGAAGGCAAAAGAACTCTTGAAGAATTTTGATGTTCCTATTATTAACATCGCATTTGCGATAGGGTATGCAGAACCTAGTTATTTTACGAAGGTTTTTAAACGGGTTGAAAATATGACTCCTAGTCAGTATCGCAATCAATTTTATCGTTAG
- the queG gene encoding tRNA epoxyqueuosine(34) reductase QueG, whose amino-acid sequence MTLAQLKEEIIAYSSSIGIDKIGFASADPFVELKERLITQQNLGYQSGFEEKNIDKRVYPDLVLPEAKSIIAIALAYPSKMKNAPLSKRDERRGLFCRASWGEDYHTILKQKLVLLQSFILEKVPTAKVVSMVDTGELSDRAVAERAGIGWSGKNCSIITKEFGSYVYLGEMITTIPLPPDTPIADQCGSCTKCIDACPTGAIVQGGQLDSNKCIAFLTQTKTFLADEYREKLGNRIYGCDTCQQVCPENKGKDFHLHEEMEPDPEVVKPLLKELLFISNRDFKEKFGSLSGAWRGKKPLQRNAIIGIAHYKDQTAIGDLEKLLKEDTRPVIRGTAAWAIGKIGTDQSKIILNAAKEREKDADVVAEIEKGLNLLKNQKI is encoded by the coding sequence GTGACACTTGCCCAATTAAAAGAAGAAATCATTGCATATAGTAGCAGTATCGGAATAGATAAAATTGGCTTTGCTTCTGCTGATCCCTTTGTCGAGTTAAAAGAAAGACTTATTACGCAACAAAACTTAGGATACCAGTCAGGTTTTGAGGAAAAGAATATTGATAAAAGAGTTTATCCAGACTTAGTTCTACCAGAAGCTAAATCAATTATTGCAATTGCTTTAGCATATCCCTCAAAAATGAAAAATGCGCCATTAAGTAAAAGAGATGAACGGCGAGGTCTATTTTGCCGGGCATCTTGGGGGGAAGATTATCATACGATACTAAAACAAAAGTTAGTTCTACTCCAAAGTTTTATTCTAGAAAAGGTTCCAACTGCAAAGGTTGTCTCAATGGTTGATACAGGAGAACTAAGTGATCGAGCAGTCGCAGAGCGAGCCGGAATTGGGTGGAGCGGGAAGAACTGTTCCATTATTACAAAGGAATTTGGCTCTTACGTATATTTAGGGGAGATGATCACTACAATCCCACTTCCGCCTGATACGCCAATTGCTGATCAATGTGGTAGTTGTACAAAATGTATTGATGCTTGTCCAACGGGGGCAATTGTTCAAGGTGGTCAATTAGACTCAAATAAATGTATCGCATTTCTAACACAAACAAAAACTTTTTTAGCAGATGAATATAGAGAGAAGCTAGGTAATCGAATATATGGATGTGACACTTGCCAACAGGTTTGTCCTGAAAACAAAGGAAAGGATTTTCACTTGCATGAAGAAATGGAACCAGATCCTGAGGTTGTGAAACCGTTACTAAAGGAACTTTTATTCATAAGTAATCGAGACTTTAAAGAAAAATTCGGTTCTCTGTCTGGGGCTTGGCGAGGAAAAAAACCTCTTCAAAGGAATGCAATAATTGGAATTGCACATTATAAAGATCAGACAGCTATAGGTGACCTTGAAAAACTATTAAAGGAAGATACAAGGCCAGTCATTAGAGGTACAGCAGCATGGGCAATTGGGAAAATAGGCACAGATCAGTCCAAGATCATCCTAAATGCGGCGAAAGAGAGAGAAAAAGACGCAGATGTGGTAGCTGAGATTGAAAAAGGGCTGAATTTGCTCAAAAATCAGAAAATTTAG